AGGAAGGTTGCGGAAGCAGAGGATGTTTTGAGGATGATGGAGAAGGCTGGTGTCAGAGCCAACGAATTGCTTTACACTACACTAATTCATGGGCACTTCATGAATAAGAACAGTGAGAAAGCACTTGGTTTGCTAAGTGAGATGAAGAATAAAGGATTGGAACTTGATATTTCACTCTATGGTGCCCTCATTCAGGGGCTTTGTAATGTGCACAAATTGGATGAGGCTAAGAGTTTGTTAACTAAAATGGACGAGTCTGGTCTGGAACCCAATTATATCATATATACAACTATGATGGATGCTTGTTTTAAATCTGGAAAGGTGCCAGAAGCCATTGCCATGCTGCAGAAGATTCTAGATTCTGGGTTCCAGCCTAATGTAATAACCTATTGTGCATTGATTGATGGATTGTGTAAAGCAGGATCGATCGATGAGGCAATCTCCCATTTCAACAAAATGAGGGACTTAGGACTAGATCCTAATGTACAGGCTTACACTGCTTTGGTTGATGGTTTATGCAAGAATGGTTGTTTGAACGAGGCTGTGCAGTTGTTTAATGAAATGGTTCACAAAGGTATGTCTCTGGACAAAGTTGTGTACACAGCTCTTCTCGATGGGTACCTAAAACAGGGAAACCTCCATGATGCCTTTGCCCTCAAGGCTAAGATGATTGATAGCGGTTTGCAGCTTGATCTCTTTTGCTACACTTGTTTTATATCGGGTTTCTGTAATCTAAACATGATGCCAGAAGCTAGAGAAGTTTTTTCAGAGATGATTGGACATGGTATTGCTCCTGATAGGGCAGTTTACAACTGTCTGATAAGCAAATACCAGAAATTAGGGAACTTGGAGGAGGCAATAAGTCTTCAGGATGAAATGGAAAGAGTTTTACCCTCTTGTACAGACAGTGATACCGCAACTGATGGTAAAACCTGAGCTCATGTAGTGTTACCATCTCAGGAGTTGGAACTGTATAGGCATCAGTACCACTATGCTGAAATTTTTTTGATGCAGCATAGAAACATATGCCACTGATTCAGTACACTTCTCCTGATATTTTTCAGCTGGCTCAGTCTGCACAACAAAATGCATTAGGTGCCAAATTTTAGGAAGCACACCAAAATTTCCTGTTAGCCTCAAAACAGACCCATAGCAAACACAAGTGTGTTTTTAAGGAGTCTGCTTCGCTACTAGTTAAGGATACAAAGGAGGAACTTGAACTGGAAAAATCTTTCAAGGTATGGTTTGTTCTATTATTCTATTATATTTAGAAGAAATGTGCTGTCTGACCATTTGTCAGCCACTAACttattccttttccttttgGGTTACTCAAACAAACTAtggggcaattgcaaattttaCCACTGTTTTGAATTGTTATTGCAAAACTGCCACCAGAACTGTCATTCCAATGGCATTCttgcaaaatataaaaaaccagtggcaaatttgcaaatgccccgtTTGCAAGAAATATTTGAAATTTGTTGTTTGTTCTGATTAAACTTTTACCTCATTTTCCTTTCATATGTAATAACGCCATTTGTATATGATATGGGCTGTAGATATTACCTATATTATTTCAACTGGTGTTGATGCCAGTAACAGATCAATAATGTGTGAACCGTCAAGCCAGCATGAAGGTGCAGGACTTTTCTCATGATGCAGTGTACTTtctttataatttattaatcaTTAGTTGGTGGATACTAttcacagatttttttttactggatgCAACCATTGTTTCTTATTGGCATTTTCACAGCATGTAGGTGTCTTATTTTTTGTCATCCTAATTATATTGCCAGTAGTACttataaggctgtgttcggattcCCTGGATGGGAACTAATCCTcccacacggaaaacggagtgatccattagtgcatgattaattaagtattagctaaatttcttttcaaaaatggattaatttgatttttttaagcaacttccgtatagaaactttttgcaaaatgcaccgtttagtagtttgaaaagcgtgcgcgtggaaaaagAGGGAGTGGTTGGGAAACTTgggtgccgaacacaccctaagcccatctcagtaaaaaaaaaaaaagggtaagcAAAGCAAATCTTTTTTAGGGCAGATAAGCAAGCAAATTCTGACATTCCTTTTTTCCGTATTTTTATCTTACTGATCTTTACTGAAATTATCTTTGCTCAACTAAATACTGTGTTCTAATTCATATATTAATGTCTCAAGAAGTAATGAAGATAAAGTTTGCAGTATGTGGGGTAGCACTGTAGCAGGACAATGTAAATGCATTATGCATTATCaacatttgatttttaatttccTGTGTTACTAGAAAACTTAAAAGATAACAGCTATTGGAAATCTGCCACTTTATTATCTGTTATCTAGCTATAATGTCTTTACCGTTCTGTTTGTGAAAACAGTACAAATCTATTTTCACCAAGCAATCTGTGGCATAAGTAATTTGTTGTTGTTTCAGGTTTATCATGGCACCATTTTGCCCAAGCCACAAGTGCCAGAAGATTTATGATGAGTTCTCTCGTGTCTAAAAATGACAAGATATCTTTCCTTATGTTGCTACTACATTAGTCTCATAAACCTAACAAGGTTGTGAGATGTATTACTCCTGAAGAAATTTATTGATGCAGCGTCAGAAACAGCATACAGTTGAAAGTGACATTTTGTTTTCTTATAGTCTGATCTTCAATAACTGCAGAATAATATGAGATCGCAGATGAATCTGATCTTTGATGTCTTATCTTAACCACAGTAGCCAAAAGATATTCTCTTCTTCAGGAACCTGTTATTTTGGCATTCTGAGGTGATAAGGGGTGATAAGAGTTTCCCTACTAGCAATGCTGCTGGTTTGGTGGTAATATCTACACGAGAAGACTGATTATGAAGTGAGACAGGTTGATTTGCATGCAGTTGTTTCTGGTGTTAACGCACATAACTGATGGCTGCAAAGTTTTACCATCTGTTATTCAAGTGACATTTATGGAAGTATTGCGAGCCACAGTGACTCCGTGATCAAAAAGGTGGGGTTGAGTACCATGGTTTGCAATTACGGACCTGTTAGAAACTAAGAAAATTGTAATTATAAGTAGACACAAATGACGTGCTTCAACTTTTGATATTGGTTACAAATGTGACCTGCTCAAATTTGGGGAACCATTCCATCCTCCCAATCATCAGGTGAGAGAAATTGATTAGTGGAGATTGAACGTATTCAAGTTTTATTACTTTCTAGTAGCTCTCTGACTGGCTCCCTGTTTGTGAGGTTATATTAAGTTAAGCTACTGCTTTTAGTTTTTGTTCGTTCTTCACCTTACCACTGCAATCTTCTGCTTGGTCAGGGTTTTATGCTGAAAGAACTGAAGAGGTGGTATTTCCAGTGTGGGGGAGGAACAGTTTTGCTAGTAGTGCTTTAAGAAACTGGGGATGATACTGTAGTATGGCCGTGCATTTTCTGGAAGTTCATCAATATTTTGAAGAGGTGATATATTGGAGCACTGCAGTCCGAGAAATGATTTTTACGGCCTCGGTCTTTTCTCAGGCTTTCAGCCTCCCAGGCAATTGAATTTATTGAACCATTAGTCATAAACTAATACTAACACACATAGCACATTCTTAAGAAATAGATAGACCTTGGTGTTCGCATAGACTATTGTATTGCACAGTTTTGTTTCCTTAATTATTGATTCATTTTCCCTAATAAGTGAAAACCGTATTCTTTTTCACCAATACAATGATgctaattcttttttttcccctgtgTAACATGGATTGCTGATCCTCCCCAATACAATGATGCTAattcttatttcttttttgcTTCCCTCTTTGTAACATGGATTgctgatcctactaaaactaACAGTGACAAATAGAGTACTGTTTTCACTGTTTTGTTCTCTCTTACATGATGGCTCATCATGTACTCTGCATCATCAGGTAGCATAATTTTTTACAGATAATATCATTCTCACATACTGTTCTGCTGATACGATATCATTGATAGCACTACTACTTCGCAGTCACAACTGTAACAATGTTTATCTTTTCCTTGTACAAAAGATCCAAATGTTGCAACAAGTATTTTTTGCAGGTGATCTGCGCTTgtctaggcggcggcggcgtggcgcctcTCGACGGCGGTGAGCTTGACGCCGCGCCTGAAGCTGAGCACCATCCCGAACTGGAGCTCCGGCGGCGACTCCATCCGCGGCGACCGGCGGAACACGAAGCGGCGGTAGAGGTGCGCCATGGCCAGCTTCACCTCCTGCAGCGCGAACCGCCGCCccgggcacgcgcgcgggcCCAGCCCGAACGGCACGTGCGCGtacgcgtgccgccgccgctcctcctcgccgccggcgtcgaacCTCTCCGGCCGGAACTCGCCGGCGTCCCGGAACTGCGCCTCGTCGCGCGACAGGACCCCCGGCGCCAGCCACACCCACGTCCCCTGATCAGTTTATATAGTACTAGTGCGGTTTGGGTTTTTCAAGTTTAACGGTGAGGTTACAGAGGAGATTTATAACGTGTTGGTTAATTGCCTACCTTTGGGAGTGTGTAGCCTCCGACCTCTACTTGCTCCGACGTCTCCCTCGCGATGAGCGGCGACACCGTGTAGAACCTCATCGCCTCCTTTATCACCTGCACTTTTTGAAGAGAAATTAGGAGAACAAATGTGTATTTATGTTGGAAATTGACAATTCATCGTGAAACTTGTAAGTTAATATCGCTAATTTATCACTGAActttaaaaacaaaacaaatgtgGGGGGTTTATGATGAACACTGAGAGTTGCATCATGAAACTAGTAGGTTAAattagctactccctctgtttcatattataagtcgctttaacctttttaaaattattttaaatttcttgAAAGTTTGACCAAGGTTATAAAAAATAGAACATATTTTCATAGTTtctttattttgtgttgaaaatattattatatttttctatacatTAGTTATATAtaaagaagtttgaaaaaaaaatagaaacgcACTTATAATATGTGACTAAGATAGTAATCAACAAAGTAATTTAGATAATTTACCGTTAATTAGCGATTAatacgacttataatataaaacaaatgtaGTAATTAAGAAAGTAATTAAAAGAATTTACAGTTCGTTAGTGATTAATTACCTGGTCGAGGTAGGGGAACTTGTGCTCCAGGTCGTCTGCCGTCGGGACCGCGTCGGGCGGGCCGAAGCGGTCGACCTCGTCGAGCAGCTTGGCCTCGACGCCcgggtggccggcgacgaggtacaCGGCGGAGGAGAGCGtgaacgccgtggtggcggagccggcgaggaggtgctCGTAGGTGAGCGCGCCGACGTAGTCCGGCGTGAGCAGCGCCCGCATcctgtcgctgccgccgtcgcgggCGTTGAGCACGGCGGACAGGAagtcccgccgcgcccgcctcgcctcgccgccggcgcgctccCGCCTCGCCACGACCGCCCCCACGCGCGCCCGCAGCCGCTCGTTGGCGCGCGCGGTCCGCCAGTCCGCCGTCGCCGGGACGCGGCTCAGCAGCCGCCGCGCGGGCCCCTGCAGCGCCGGCGCGACGAGGCCGAGCACGATGGAGAGCGACCCCGAGAGGTCCATCTTGAGGGAGGTGGTGGAGTGGACGTGCTCCCTGATGaactccgccgcctcgccgccgtcggcgtcggcgtcgtcggagcgcggtgctgccgccgcggcggccgtcaGGCCGAAGTCGACGCCGAACGCCGCCTGGCCGATGACGTCGGTGGCGAGCTTGAGTGACAGGTCGGAGAAGTCGACGTCGCGTTGCTCCGCCGCCGCTATGGCGTCCGCGGCGCGCGCGACGCAGCTGTGCATGGTGGGGATGAGGCCGGCGAGGTGCGACGGCTGGTACAGCGAGATGATCGTGTTCCTCATCGCCGACCACCTCGCGTCCCTGCAACGCAAGCGTTCTCGCATTACACTATGATGACGCAGTAATGTTAgaatttaattcttttttaaaaaaaatcgcacCCATTTCCCATTTGGAACGCGCAAAATTTTCAAGAATCACTATGTAATTGAAACGTTTCCTACAAAAATTACACGGAATCCCTGCGTCTGAAACAAAGCATATGCTACAAAACACTCACGCGTGCAAAATTAGTAGTACTGCCATACTATAGTGTTTTGTTGACATTTTTGCCTTTGAATGGAGATCTTCGAAGCTCCACACATTGATTTGCACCAATTCCAAACCATGATCAAACAGTGGATGATCACTACTTATCTCTTGAAACGCTTTGAATTGGAAAAAGTGATTATGAAATGGATTTGAGCTCCATCGGTTGGCCTAGTAAGCCAAAGCAAAAACCAAAAATTGAATTTTCGAGCTTGATTTTGAAATTGGTTTtatgatattttcaacgtaatttCTTTTTAGCGTTGAATTTTAAGTCTATacgaataaatatataaaagtttcacctacagattaatttttaattttttttgttatgacCTTGTGAAGAAGAGGCCCTTCTGGTGGAGAGGGGAGCCGGCGATAGGCGCCGGCAAGCTCCGGTTTGCGATGCTCTTAAACTGCCTGATCCCGACCTCCTTGCacagctccgcctccgccacaaTCACCAGCGGCTGCCTCCCCAAATGAAACCTACAATCCAAtccattacaaaaaaaaaaaaaccatctccTTCCCAAACAGATCAAATCAAAGCAAATAAGCCCAGAAATTTGGAAGCCAATTattagattctttttttttttgtccaattTTTGTTCTGAATTTGTGTTACCTGAAGATGGGCCCGTATTTCTTGGCGAGGACGGCGAACACGTCGGGGCCAtgggcggcgagcagcggcagGTGGCCGACGACGGGGAGGGCGGCCGGCCCCGGCACCCGCCGGACGCCCCACCACGGCGCGTAGAAGTAgacgaccaccaccacgacgccggcgagccaggaccacggcagcagcagccatggctgatccctcgcagccgccgccgccgccgccactagaGCCTCCATTGATCTGATCTGAGCTTTTGATCACTCGTATGTGATTCTTGCAAGATCACTCTCCGATCGAGTCACAGCCGATTAATTGGTTCTTCTTTATATGAGTGATTGCCACTGCAGATTGCAGTTGGCCATCCATAGTGCTGTGATGTTGCTGGGAATTTTTTTATGCAAGAGATTGAATTTTAGTGCTGTGTCAAAGAAATGGGGAACTTGGAGATGATGGATTGGACGGCCATTGTCGCCCACATTCTCCTCCAAGTGGGGAAGAACAATGCCCCGGAATTCTTTTCAATAAACAAGTtgggaaggggggaaaaacaCTTTGCAAGAATTTTAAACAAGGACGGATAGCTGTGGCATCCAACTGTACATTCCCCCACGATTTTGTAAAGGGTATGGTCGAGTTTTTTAAGCCCTTCAAATTTGCTCAAACCAAGCCTTTGGATTCAAGGATTTTTGGAGGAAAAGTAGAGGCATTGAATCCAAGAGAATAATTCCTATTagagatcatatttggtttgtaGGATTGCTTcaaaggaatttcataggataggaaaaaaaatactccatattttggaggatttttaGCATGATGTTTAAgctcatattttcaaattccttTGAGAGTTCCAATGCAACTTGTGTATTTTTCTCTCCCTTCACTCTCTAACAAAATCATAATATAATCTTAATTTTCGTCGGAGCTATGCAAACATCTTTTTTGAGCAATTCCCATGATTTTATTTCTTGTAGGATTCAACAAGTACTGATAATCTATTCCTAGGAgtacttctttttttctttcctgtGTTTTCAAAATCATGCGTTCCAAATAAGCCCTTCTAGTCGCGGGATGAAATTAGGCAAAATCCGTTTGGTAACATCGAAAAATTGTCCAAAAGCTTGGTTTTAAGTTCAGGGCTCGGCTGGGCCTTGACAAACTTACAAACAGAAAATTAGGCCCAATGGGCCTTAACATCCGAACTTGGAATAAGATCAccttgactccctcaactgaccaccgaatctaaatcgtatccctcaaccgcagtaccagaaatcttgactccccaaacttacaaaaccggtgcaatttgactccctgggTGGTTTTAggaggcggttttgctgacgtggcgcctacgtggcaatattgaccgagtcttcgttccacgtggcgatgacgtggcacctacgtggcggtagaattaaaaaatatgcgtgggacccattagtcattcacacaaaaagaaatgtgggcccactgacatgtggggcccacatgtcagtcctccttcctcctccctcactccttcctctctctttctcttcccttcttccccttcgccgccgctcccacctccaccgccgccgctccctaccACCGGCGAGCTCCAGCCCCTCCCCCGCGAACAGACGGACGGCGagcccctcccccgcgcgcggacggccggcgagcCCCACCCCTGCGCGCGGATGCCGGCGAGCCCCACCCCCGCgcgcggacggccggcgagcccctcctccgcgcgcggacggcggcgagcccctcccccgcgcggggacggcggcgcgcccCTCCCCCGTGCGCGGACGGCCGGTGAGCCGGCGAGCCTCTCCCCCGCTCGCGAACGGTCGGCGAGCCCCTCCCCCGCGGGCTGACGGCCGGCGAGCTTCTCCCCCGCGCGCGGACGGCCAGCGAGCCCCTCCCCCACGCGTCGACGGCCAGCGAGCCCCTCCCCACgcgcggacggccggcgagcACCTCCCCCGCGCGCCGACGGCCGGCGAGTTCCTCCCCCGTGCGctatcgtcgtcgccgccgccacgacgccTCAGCGCATGGCCGCCTCCCCCGCGAGTCCCTCTACtgggccgcctcctcgtcgccatcgtcgtcgaccCCCCACTCCCTCCGCACCTACTGCCTCCTCgtccacctcctctcccgcaccgccggatgccgccgccgctcgctctcgctgtCCCCGCACGCCACCggccgaaggggaagaaggggagagaaagagagagaagggagagagggaggaggaagaaggtctgacatgtgggccccacatgtcagtgggcccacatttctttttgtgtgaatgactaatgggtcccacgcatattttttatttctaccgccacgtaggtgccacgtggaacgaagactcggtcaatattgccacgtaggcgccacgtaggtgccatgtggaacgaagactcggtcaatattgccacgtaggcgccacgtcagcaaaaccgcctccCAAAACCGcccagggagtcaaattgcaccggttttgtaagtttggggagtcaagatttctggtattacggttgagggatacgatttagattcggtggtcagttgagggagtcaaagtgatcttattcctcCGAACTTAACAGCTCAAGCTTAATTCTGGGCCAAATTCACCAGCCTTGCTCTGGTGCCCGGCAGCCCGGCCCAACAATGGAATCCGACCGATGATTCTGGTCGCTCGCTGCTTCGCTTGCTCGCGGGCCTCGCGGCCACATCCATCAAA
The Oryza sativa Japonica Group chromosome 6, ASM3414082v1 DNA segment above includes these coding regions:
- the LOC4341325 gene encoding cytochrome P450 711A1 produces the protein MEALVAAAAAAARDQPWLLLPWSWLAGVVVVVVYFYAPWWGVRRVPGPAALPVVGHLPLLAAHGPDVFAVLAKKYGPIFRFHLGRQPLVIVAEAELCKEVGIRQFKSIANRSLPAPIAGSPLHQKGLFFTRDARWSAMRNTIISLYQPSHLAGLIPTMHSCVARAADAIAAAEQRDVDFSDLSLKLATDVIGQAAFGVDFGLTAAAAAAPRSDDADADGGEAAEFIREHVHSTTSLKMDLSGSLSIVLGLVAPALQGPARRLLSRVPATADWRTARANERLRARVGAVVARRERAGGEARRARRDFLSAVLNARDGGSDRMRALLTPDYVGALTYEHLLAGSATTAFTLSSAVYLVAGHPGVEAKLLDEVDRFGPPDAVPTADDLEHKFPYLDQVIKEAMRFYTVSPLIARETSEQVEVGGYTLPKGTWVWLAPGVLSRDEAQFRDAGEFRPERFDAGGEEERRRHAYAHVPFGLGPRACPGRRFALQEVKLAMAHLYRRFVFRRSPRMESPPELQFGMVLSFRRGVKLTAVERRHAAAA